Proteins encoded together in one Gloeomargarita sp. SKYB120 window:
- a CDS encoding 2-hydroxyacid dehydrogenase codes for MKVAVFSTKSYDRQFLDAANREAGHQLVYYDVKLDASTATLAGDAQGVCVFVHDVLDRETLSILHRQGVKLIALRCTGFNNVDLQAAAELGLTVVRVTAYSPYSVAEHAIGLILTLSRKYHRAYNRVREGNFSLEGLLGFDLHARTVGVIGTGKIGMVFAEILQGFGCRLLGYDVYPNDRFPQLKNARYVMLDELYAQSDIISLHCPLLPETYHLIDQRALDKMKPGVILINVSRGALIDTRAMIDGLKSGKIGALGLDVYEEEENLFFQDLSTQIIQDDLFQRLLTFPNVIVTGHQAFFTREALTEIATTTIANLSDFEAGRLCPHEIRYTPKTA; via the coding sequence ATGAAAGTGGCCGTATTTAGCACCAAATCCTACGACAGGCAATTTCTAGACGCCGCTAACCGGGAAGCGGGTCATCAACTCGTTTACTACGACGTGAAATTAGACGCGAGTACAGCAACCTTGGCGGGGGACGCCCAGGGCGTGTGTGTGTTTGTCCACGATGTGCTCGACCGGGAGACCCTCAGCATTTTGCATCGCCAGGGGGTGAAACTGATTGCCCTGCGGTGTACGGGGTTCAATAACGTGGACTTGCAGGCGGCGGCGGAATTGGGATTAACCGTTGTGCGGGTCACGGCCTATTCCCCCTACTCGGTCGCTGAACATGCCATCGGTTTGATTCTCACCCTGAGCCGGAAATATCACCGGGCCTATAACCGGGTGCGGGAGGGTAATTTTTCGTTAGAGGGATTACTCGGGTTTGACTTGCACGCGCGCACGGTCGGGGTCATCGGCACTGGGAAAATCGGCATGGTATTTGCGGAAATTCTCCAGGGGTTTGGTTGTCGCCTGCTTGGTTACGATGTTTATCCCAACGACCGTTTTCCGCAGCTCAAAAACGCCCGCTACGTCATGCTCGACGAACTGTATGCCCAATCGGACATTATTTCGCTGCATTGTCCCCTGTTGCCAGAAACCTATCACCTGATTGACCAGAGGGCGCTGGACAAGATGAAGCCCGGTGTGATACTGATTAACGTCAGTCGGGGGGCGTTGATTGACACGCGGGCGATGATTGACGGGCTGAAGTCGGGGAAAATTGGGGCGCTCGGTCTGGATGTGTACGAAGAGGAAGAAAATTTGTTCTTCCAGGACCTATCCACTCAAATTATCCAAGACGACTTGTTTCAACGGCTGTTGACCTTCCCCAATGTGATTGTGACTGGTCATCAAGCCTTTTTTACCCGCGAAGCATTAACGGAGATTGCCACTACGACCATTGCCAACTTGAGCGATTTTGAGGCCGGTCGTCTCTGTCCCCACGAGATTCGCTACACTCCTAAAACTGCGTAG